Proteins from one Desulforhopalus sp. genomic window:
- a CDS encoding DEAD/DEAH box helicase — MSFVSLGISDDLLRALADQGFTAATKVQLQAIPAILSGRDVMMAAQTGTGKTAAFAVPLLQLLAGRPGKVRPNHIRALIVAPTRELAIQIAEAITACGRYLSLKTTVAYGGVKINPQMMRLRGGVDILIATPGRLLDLYQQNAVKFEQVHMLVLDEADRMLDLGFLDEIGKILHFLPGKRQNVLVSATFPDAIRSLAEKLLKHPLLIEAAPRNSAAKTVKQIIYEVDKSKKAELLCHLLLRNDWQQVLVFTGTRIGADRLAQRLTDKGVTALAIHGDKSQGTRSRALAEFKANAIRVLIATDIASRGIDISELSHVINVDLPKVAEDYIHRIGRTGRAGLEGVAISLVSADEVLLLSAIETLLQKLLPREVVAGFIPSHPVPITRSMKARPKKPKKSKPQHEDLQGQILAVNQTTPGRREDTHRKPRKGAAAENSDKTAGITGNRRHQRKECNGPQAASRRNTSLKKSSGGKR, encoded by the coding sequence ATGTCATTTGTTTCTCTTGGTATTTCTGATGACCTCCTCCGTGCGCTCGCCGATCAGGGATTTACCGCCGCTACCAAGGTGCAGCTGCAGGCGATTCCGGCAATTCTCTCCGGTCGGGATGTCATGATGGCAGCGCAAACAGGGACAGGGAAGACCGCCGCCTTTGCCGTGCCGTTGCTGCAGCTTCTCGCCGGCAGGCCCGGCAAGGTCAGACCGAACCATATTCGTGCCCTCATTGTGGCGCCAACTCGGGAACTTGCGATACAGATCGCTGAAGCCATTACTGCCTGCGGCAGATATCTGTCTCTGAAGACCACAGTGGCGTATGGAGGGGTGAAAATCAATCCGCAAATGATGCGCCTGCGGGGCGGCGTCGATATCTTGATCGCTACTCCAGGGCGATTGCTGGACCTGTATCAACAAAACGCCGTGAAGTTTGAGCAGGTGCACATGTTGGTGCTCGATGAAGCCGACAGGATGCTCGACCTGGGTTTTCTGGACGAAATCGGCAAAATTCTTCACTTTTTGCCGGGGAAAAGACAGAATGTCCTTGTTTCCGCAACCTTTCCTGATGCCATCCGTAGCCTCGCCGAAAAACTTCTGAAACATCCGCTACTCATAGAAGCCGCGCCCCGAAACTCGGCGGCAAAGACCGTTAAACAGATCATCTATGAAGTTGATAAAAGCAAGAAAGCTGAATTGCTTTGCCACCTCCTGCTGAGGAATGACTGGCAACAGGTCTTGGTCTTTACCGGCACGCGCATCGGGGCCGACCGGCTGGCGCAAAGGCTCACCGATAAAGGCGTGACGGCCCTGGCAATTCACGGCGACAAAAGCCAGGGAACCCGCAGCCGCGCCCTTGCCGAATTTAAAGCAAATGCTATCCGTGTCCTGATCGCCACCGATATTGCCTCGCGCGGCATCGATATCAGTGAACTTTCCCACGTTATTAATGTCGACCTCCCGAAAGTAGCCGAAGACTATATCCACCGGATCGGCCGTACCGGGCGTGCCGGTCTTGAAGGTGTGGCAATTTCTCTGGTCAGCGCCGATGAGGTTCTTCTGCTTTCGGCAATAGAAACGCTGCTCCAAAAGCTTCTGCCGCGCGAGGTGGTAGCTGGCTTTATTCCAAGCCATCCGGTCCCCATAACACGCTCTATGAAGGCCAGACCAAAAAAACCGAAAAAGTCCAAACCCCAGCATGAGGATCTGCAGGGGCAGATACTGGCAGTCAACCAGACAACTCCAGGCCGGAGGGAAGATACCCACCGCAAACCGCGAAAAGGTGCGGCAGCCGAAAACAGTGACAAAACGGCCGGGATAACAGGCAATCGGCGCCACCAAAGAAAGGAGTGTAACGGCCCTCAGGCTGCATCGAGGCGCAACACATCGCTAAAAAAATCCTCAGGAGGCAAGCGGTGA
- a CDS encoding 4Fe-4S binding protein, producing MLTTILTLPSILFLAAHAYRVGSPGGAIFWLIAALLAVAPLSWKSLALAGLLAFGSWLWGDITLSLIQQRMALGLPWLRLAAILGLVSLVCLSAALMNVLRARRTGQTDDLVQGLAFLLTLAGLAIAKHKTSLDIILLDRFFPSGGWIMIILLGIYAAWITGKMLQPEISGKWRRMIWTIFSAVFFLQLFLGLIGFSRFLMTGSLHLPIPALIAAGPLYRGEGFFMIILFAVTLVLVGPAWCSHLCYIGAWDNLAATNKKRPGSLPDWTKHARWLLCLAVLGTATILGKSGQPPTLAIALAAAFGLGGLAVMLTWSRRSGIMTHCTTYCPMGLLANIFGKINPWRIRIGQKCCKCGLCTRVCRYGALSPGHIASGKAGMNCSLCGDCISGCPHGQLQYQFPGLGPEAARTGFIAIIVALHAVFLGVARL from the coding sequence ATGCTGACAACAATACTTACCCTTCCGAGCATCCTTTTTCTCGCAGCTCACGCCTACCGGGTGGGAAGTCCCGGCGGTGCGATATTCTGGCTGATCGCGGCTCTATTGGCGGTTGCGCCGCTGTCATGGAAAAGTCTCGCCCTGGCAGGTCTCTTAGCTTTCGGTTCCTGGCTATGGGGTGACATCACCTTGAGCCTTATCCAGCAGCGCATGGCCCTCGGCCTGCCATGGCTACGTTTAGCGGCAATACTTGGGCTCGTCAGCCTCGTCTGTCTGAGCGCTGCCCTGATGAATGTCTTGCGAGCTCGCCGTACTGGCCAAACCGACGATCTGGTCCAGGGACTGGCCTTCCTCCTTACCCTTGCCGGCCTTGCCATCGCCAAACACAAGACATCTCTCGACATCATTCTTCTTGACCGTTTTTTCCCAAGCGGAGGCTGGATTATGATCATCCTGCTGGGCATCTATGCCGCCTGGATCACCGGCAAGATGCTCCAGCCGGAAATTTCCGGGAAATGGCGGCGAATGATCTGGACAATCTTCTCGGCGGTGTTCTTCCTCCAGCTTTTCCTCGGGCTAATCGGTTTCAGCAGGTTTTTGATGACCGGCAGTCTCCATCTGCCGATACCGGCCCTCATTGCCGCTGGCCCTCTGTACCGTGGCGAGGGATTTTTTATGATCATCCTCTTTGCGGTGACCCTCGTTTTAGTTGGCCCGGCCTGGTGCAGCCATCTTTGCTATATCGGCGCCTGGGACAACCTGGCGGCAACCAACAAAAAACGACCAGGCTCTCTCCCCGATTGGACAAAGCACGCGAGGTGGCTGCTCTGCCTTGCGGTCCTTGGCACAGCAACGATTCTCGGTAAAAGCGGTCAGCCGCCAACGCTTGCCATTGCCCTCGCCGCAGCCTTTGGCCTGGGCGGCCTTGCCGTCATGCTCACCTGGTCGAGGCGCAGCGGAATCATGACCCACTGTACCACCTATTGTCCCATGGGCCTCCTGGCCAATATCTTCGGCAAAATCAATCCTTGGCGCATTCGTATCGGCCAGAAATGCTGCAAATGCGGACTCTGCACCCGGGTCTGCCGCTATGGCGCCCTTTCCCCCGGGCATATTGCAAGCGGCAAGGCAGGAATGAACTGTTCTTTGTGCGGTGACTGCATCTCCGGCTGCCCGCACGGCCAGCTGCAGTACCAATTTCCAGGACTTGGCCCTGAAGCTGCGCGCACGGGCTTTATTGCCATCATTGTCGCCCTGCATGCCGTCTTTCTCGGGGTGGCGCGGCTCTAA
- the leuA gene encoding 2-isopropylmalate synthase, producing the protein MKPELVKKYRPYPQVNLVDRKWPNKTIVKAPTWCSVDLRDGNQALIQPMSLGRKMEMFHLLTELGFTEIEIGFPSASQVEYDFTRVLIEGKLIPENTWIQVLTQARDHLIAKTYASVEGAKKAIVHLYNSTSTLQRKTVFKMSRKEIITLAVQGARLLKEEERKYPETTFRYEYSPESFTGTELEFALEICEAVMEVLQPTANNKIIINLPATVEMATPNIYADQIEWFCSHMAGRESAIISLHAHNDRGCAVAATELALLAGGERVEGTLFGNGERTGNVDIVTLALNMFSQGVDPELNIHDINRLVEVYERVCDLPVHPRHPYAGELVYTAFSGSHQDAINKGMHAYEASGTGLWEVPYLPIDPSDVGRTYESIIRINSQSGKGGVAYIMEKEFGFRMPKAMHPEFGKIIQVVTDKEGRELAHGEIYKAFEKEYLTARTPYELRAFNVIKRHVSADDQASYADVEATLLINGKEVTVAASGNGPLDAFCTAMKEGITGEFKLCSYDEHALDGGSSAKAAAYIEIEKPNGTVSWGAGVDTDIIIASIKAVLSSLNRQ; encoded by the coding sequence ATGAAACCCGAATTAGTGAAAAAATACCGACCATATCCGCAGGTTAACCTGGTCGACAGGAAATGGCCGAACAAGACCATCGTCAAGGCCCCCACCTGGTGTAGCGTTGATCTGCGCGATGGCAATCAGGCCTTGATCCAGCCAATGAGCCTTGGCAGAAAGATGGAAATGTTTCATCTGCTCACCGAACTGGGCTTTACCGAGATAGAGATCGGTTTTCCCTCTGCATCCCAGGTGGAGTATGACTTTACCAGGGTGCTCATCGAGGGAAAACTGATCCCGGAAAACACCTGGATCCAGGTCTTGACCCAGGCGAGAGATCATTTGATTGCCAAGACCTACGCCTCGGTGGAGGGCGCCAAGAAGGCTATCGTTCACTTGTATAATTCCACCTCAACCCTGCAACGCAAGACGGTATTTAAGATGAGCCGCAAGGAGATCATAACCCTCGCCGTGCAGGGCGCAAGGTTGCTGAAAGAAGAAGAACGCAAATATCCGGAAACCACCTTCCGCTATGAATACTCTCCCGAGAGTTTCACCGGGACTGAACTGGAGTTTGCCCTGGAGATCTGTGAGGCGGTGATGGAAGTCCTCCAGCCCACCGCCAACAACAAAATCATCATTAATCTGCCAGCAACGGTGGAGATGGCCACGCCCAACATCTATGCCGACCAGATTGAGTGGTTTTGCTCGCATATGGCCGGTCGCGAGTCGGCGATTATCAGTCTCCATGCCCACAACGATCGGGGCTGTGCGGTCGCTGCCACCGAGCTGGCGCTGCTTGCCGGTGGTGAGCGTGTCGAGGGCACCTTGTTCGGTAACGGCGAGAGGACCGGCAATGTCGATATCGTGACGCTTGCCCTGAATATGTTCTCCCAGGGGGTCGATCCCGAGCTTAATATTCATGATATTAACCGGCTGGTTGAAGTCTACGAGCGTGTTTGCGACCTGCCGGTGCATCCCCGTCATCCGTATGCCGGGGAACTGGTGTACACCGCTTTTTCCGGTTCTCATCAGGATGCAATCAACAAAGGGATGCATGCCTATGAGGCCTCCGGAACCGGCCTCTGGGAGGTGCCCTATCTGCCGATTGATCCTTCCGATGTTGGGCGGACCTACGAATCCATTATCCGGATCAACAGCCAGTCCGGAAAGGGCGGGGTTGCCTACATTATGGAAAAAGAATTCGGTTTCCGCATGCCCAAGGCCATGCATCCCGAGTTTGGCAAGATCATCCAGGTCGTTACCGACAAAGAAGGACGCGAATTGGCGCATGGCGAGATCTACAAGGCCTTTGAAAAAGAGTATCTCACCGCGCGAACCCCCTACGAACTCAGGGCGTTTAACGTTATTAAACGGCATGTCAGCGCCGATGACCAGGCATCCTACGCCGATGTTGAGGCAACCCTCCTGATCAACGGCAAGGAGGTGACCGTTGCCGCCTCGGGGAATGGTCCGCTCGACGCCTTCTGCACGGCAATGAAGGAAGGAATAACCGGCGAATTCAAACTCTGCAGTTATGACGAGCATGCCCTGGATGGTGGGTCGAGCGCCAAGGCCGCGGCATATATTGAGATAGAAAAACCAAATGGCACGGTAAGTTGGGGGGCAGGTGTCGATACCGACATCATTATCGCTTCTATCAAGGCGGTTCTGAGCAGTCTCAATCGGCAGTAA
- the gspF gene encoding type II secretion system inner membrane protein GspF produces the protein MPVYEFQALDKAGKKIKGIIDADNSAQARTRLRSQGNYPVAIEESRERASGARNLRPGLGLFERVSSQEISSMTRQLATLVGAGIPLVQALGSMVEQARNPVLKKVVAEIRAGVNAGNTLTAALAAHPRYFPPIFVNMVRAGEASGSLDVVLERLADFREKQEMLKGRLRAALVYPAFMAVIGTAILFFLLTYIVPNIIQVFNEMDRVLPTPTLILLSLSTALKDYWWGLVAIIGSTVFVARHYANTARGLRLWNTVQLRCPIIGPVIHKIILARFAATLGSLLESGVGLLTSMQIVRALVNNVQVAEVIDVAMEQIEKGQSMTGALSASPWFPPTLVQMVAVGEQSGSLEKMLKKVAVAYEREVETAIVAMTSLLEPIMITLMGTAVGCIVLSILLPIFEMNQLIR, from the coding sequence ATGCCGGTATATGAATTCCAGGCCCTCGATAAAGCGGGCAAGAAGATCAAAGGCATCATCGACGCGGACAATAGCGCCCAGGCAAGAACGCGTCTTCGGTCTCAGGGTAACTATCCGGTTGCAATAGAGGAAAGCAGAGAAAGGGCGTCAGGGGCCAGGAATCTCCGGCCAGGGCTCGGCTTGTTTGAACGAGTAAGTTCGCAAGAGATCAGCTCGATGACCAGACAGCTGGCGACACTCGTCGGGGCGGGCATTCCTTTGGTGCAGGCCCTTGGATCAATGGTCGAGCAGGCACGCAATCCTGTCCTGAAAAAAGTGGTAGCCGAGATTCGCGCCGGAGTGAATGCGGGCAATACCCTGACAGCGGCTCTTGCTGCCCATCCTCGCTATTTCCCACCGATTTTTGTCAATATGGTACGCGCCGGAGAGGCCTCCGGCTCCCTTGATGTCGTGCTTGAACGGCTTGCCGACTTTCGGGAGAAACAGGAGATGCTGAAAGGAAGGTTGCGGGCGGCCCTGGTTTATCCGGCATTTATGGCGGTCATCGGCACGGCCATCCTGTTTTTTCTCCTCACCTATATCGTGCCGAATATTATCCAGGTATTCAATGAGATGGATCGGGTCCTGCCGACGCCGACCCTCATTCTGTTGTCGCTCAGCACTGCCCTAAAGGATTATTGGTGGGGCCTTGTGGCGATTATCGGTAGTACCGTTTTTGTCGCCAGGCACTATGCCAATACTGCTCGTGGGCTGAGATTATGGAATACTGTGCAGCTGCGTTGCCCAATTATTGGCCCGGTGATTCACAAGATCATCCTGGCCAGATTTGCCGCGACCCTCGGCAGTCTTCTGGAGAGTGGGGTGGGGCTGCTGACCTCCATGCAGATCGTTCGCGCCCTGGTTAATAACGTCCAGGTGGCTGAGGTTATCGATGTTGCGATGGAACAGATCGAAAAGGGCCAGAGCATGACCGGGGCCTTATCAGCCTCGCCCTGGTTCCCACCAACCCTCGTGCAGATGGTGGCCGTGGGAGAGCAAAGCGGCAGCCTTGAGAAGATGCTGAAGAAGGTTGCCGTTGCCTACGAAAGGGAGGTGGAAACGGCGATCGTGGCCATGACCTCGCTGCTGGAACCGATCATGATCACCCTTATGGGTACGGCGGTTGGCTGTATTGTTTTGTCCATCCTTCTGCCGATCTTTGAAATGAATCAATTGATCAGGTAA
- the gspG gene encoding type II secretion system major pseudopilin GspG, with protein sequence MSGSAPVTRCKEGGFTLIELLVVLVIITILAGYIGPKIMGHPEEAKRTKAVIQIQALETALKMYKNDNDVYPSTDQGLQALVEAPTSGKLPAKWRKGGYLERNKVPADPWGHAFIYLAPGVKGDFDLSSLGADGEPGGDNSAKDINNWEIE encoded by the coding sequence GTGTCAGGTTCAGCACCCGTAACTCGTTGTAAGGAGGGTGGTTTTACCCTGATCGAGCTCCTTGTTGTCCTGGTTATCATTACTATCCTTGCCGGGTATATCGGGCCGAAGATCATGGGCCATCCGGAGGAAGCCAAGAGAACCAAGGCCGTTATTCAGATCCAGGCCCTGGAAACCGCCTTAAAGATGTATAAAAACGACAACGATGTTTATCCCTCCACCGATCAGGGACTGCAGGCCCTGGTGGAAGCGCCCACCTCCGGCAAGCTTCCGGCCAAGTGGCGCAAAGGTGGCTACCTGGAGCGAAACAAGGTCCCGGCCGATCCCTGGGGGCATGCCTTTATTTACCTGGCACCGGGAGTGAAAGGCGATTTTGATCTCAGCTCCCTTGGCGCCGATGGCGAGCCGGGCGGTGACAATTCCGCCAAGGATATCAATAACTGGGAAATTGAATAG
- a CDS encoding prepilin-type N-terminal cleavage/methylation domain-containing protein, with translation MTGENARRIPWNPWNGKGFTLIELLVVCALIGLMAAVSVPALRDVFMSDPLKKAARKTIGLVNGLRELALRSGQPFFLYISPLQNRLWFEQDPKPPEDNRAQATNLQLPHGVRIEEIVTAGHDLSAEKQVAVWITRQGFMHHTTIRLADTQGNALHLQFFPLVDAVQVSDPAETAVP, from the coding sequence TTGACTGGAGAAAATGCCCGCCGCATCCCCTGGAACCCTTGGAACGGGAAGGGGTTTACCCTCATCGAGCTGCTGGTGGTGTGTGCCTTGATCGGTCTTATGGCAGCTGTCAGCGTCCCGGCATTGCGCGATGTCTTTATGAGCGATCCCTTGAAAAAGGCGGCGCGCAAGACCATCGGTTTGGTCAATGGCCTGCGCGAATTGGCGCTCCGCAGCGGCCAACCCTTCTTCCTGTATATCAGCCCCTTGCAGAATCGGCTGTGGTTTGAGCAGGATCCCAAACCGCCGGAGGACAATCGCGCCCAGGCGACAAACCTGCAGCTTCCCCATGGCGTGCGCATTGAGGAAATAGTGACCGCTGGCCATGACCTCTCCGCCGAGAAACAGGTGGCGGTGTGGATTACCCGCCAGGGCTTCATGCATCACACCACCATCCGTCTGGCAGATACCCAGGGCAATGCCCTGCATTTGCAATTTTTCCCCCTGGTCGATGCTGTTCAGGTGTCCGATCCGGCCGAAACAGCCGTCCCTTAA
- a CDS encoding prepilin-type N-terminal cleavage/methylation domain-containing protein yields MQNGKNLLWPAFQASTRMGGFTLLEVLIAMALIAIGLVSLFGLQSSSLSRAMEAKFNNIAPLLASAKLAEAEDGEISMAGENGDFGDDYPGYTWHILVEDAQFPERKPAAILRGRLQRVKLTVSQNDTKFFYTLTAYVPRKQQ; encoded by the coding sequence ATGCAAAACGGCAAGAATCTTCTCTGGCCTGCTTTCCAAGCCTCTACGAGAATGGGGGGATTTACCCTTCTTGAGGTGCTGATCGCCATGGCCCTCATCGCCATTGGTCTGGTGAGCCTCTTTGGCCTACAATCGTCAAGTCTGTCCCGGGCAATGGAGGCAAAGTTTAATAATATCGCGCCGCTATTAGCATCGGCAAAACTCGCCGAAGCGGAGGACGGGGAAATTTCCATGGCCGGCGAGAACGGCGATTTTGGTGATGATTACCCCGGATATACCTGGCACATCCTCGTCGAGGATGCACAATTTCCCGAAAGAAAACCTGCCGCAATTCTGAGGGGCAGGTTGCAGCGTGTCAAGCTGACGGTTTCCCAGAACGACACGAAATTCTTCTACACCCTCACCGCCTATGTGCCGCGTAAACAGCAATAG
- a CDS encoding prepilin-type N-terminal cleavage/methylation domain-containing protein, with product MCRVNSNSVGNPPAATRHHQGFTLVEVLIAVFIFSLVMASVYGAYRATFAVVHGSEHEVMLADRGGFILSRLSDDLDSLVLGKNSYLRGEEHSVSGARSDSIAFLSSARIILGKSDLPQGRLLIIYTAEPDDRTGLLQLYRTETEVLPGVKLGEGPSRKHLLASGLKEVRFVYQDEGGSHTSHWQKGGNDVDQGQETAVLPARVGVELFFPKKAAEKKMQIFKTIVNIAQQDLR from the coding sequence ATGTGCCGCGTAAACAGCAATAGTGTCGGGAATCCCCCCGCCGCAACAAGGCACCACCAAGGCTTTACCCTGGTGGAAGTGCTCATTGCCGTATTCATCTTCTCCTTGGTGATGGCCTCGGTATATGGCGCCTATAGGGCCACCTTTGCCGTCGTCCACGGCTCCGAGCACGAGGTGATGCTTGCCGATCGGGGTGGATTTATCCTTTCCCGCCTCAGTGACGACCTGGACTCTTTGGTCCTCGGCAAGAATAGCTATTTACGCGGCGAAGAGCACTCTGTCAGCGGGGCGAGGAGTGACAGCATTGCCTTTCTCTCCAGTGCCCGGATTATCCTGGGCAAATCCGACCTGCCGCAGGGCCGTTTGCTGATCATCTATACCGCCGAGCCGGATGACCGGACTGGCCTGCTGCAGCTGTACCGCACCGAGACGGAGGTCTTGCCCGGGGTCAAGCTGGGCGAGGGCCCAAGCCGAAAGCATCTGTTGGCAAGCGGCTTGAAAGAGGTCCGTTTCGTCTATCAAGATGAAGGCGGGAGCCATACATCCCATTGGCAAAAAGGCGGAAATGACGTCGACCAGGGTCAGGAGACAGCGGTGCTTCCGGCCAGGGTCGGGGTGGAGCTGTTCTTCCCGAAAAAGGCTGCCGAAAAAAAGATGCAGATATTCAAGACCATCGTCAATATAGCGCAGCAGGATCTGCGGTGA